Genomic segment of Paenibacillus sp. FSL R5-0912:
TGTATTGGAACATGTGCTGTGCCCCCTTCCTCTTTCATCGTATGAGAAAAGGGCAGAGGAAAAAAGGCCATGATTATTGACCCTATCCCAATTTTTTGGATTCCACCCACCGGGTCTGGAAATTAAGTATGCTGTGATTAACTGAAGGGAGTGTGCGAAGGATGAACAAGCTTGTATGGGAGCAGGATTTCGTAAGCGGAAATGCGGATTTGCAGAGCTGGAATATCCGCCTGGGCAATGACTTATTAGACAATGACGGGAAGCCGGTGTATCCGGGCTGGGGCAACGGGGAGCAGCAGTTTTATACGGGGAATCCGGGGAATCTGTCTATTGGAGAAGAAGGCCTGCAGCTGTGTGCGCGCCGCGAAACTGTGGAGCAGGATGGACGCAGCTTCGCGTATACCTCGGCTCGCCTGGATACACGGGACCAGTTCTCTTTCTGCTACGGCAGACTGGTCGTGCGGGCCAAGCTGCCGGTAGGGCAGGGAATATGGCCCGCCATCTGGCTGCTTCCGCAGGATCAGGCTTACGGGCCCTGGCCCGCCTCCGGGGAGATCGATATGCTGGAGGCGAAGGGACGCCTGCCCCGGCAGATTGCGGGAACGCTGCATTATGGACCGGATCTTGCGCAGAAAGTCGTCGAAGAGTTCACCTATGAGCTGGAGAACGGAACGATTAACGAGTTCCGGGAGTATGCGCTGGAATGGGAAGCCGGTTCCATGCGCTGGCTGGTCGACGGGCATTGCTTCGCGGAGCGGGGTCTGGAGCCGGGGGTGATGCCCTTTGATCAGCCTTTTTATCTGCTGCTTAATCTTGCCGTGGGCGGCTGGTATGACAATGTGGCGGTGGACGAAGCTGCGCTGCCGGCGGTGATGACGGTGTCAAGCATCCGGCTGTATCAGCATTGAGGCAGCTTAAATTCCGGTGAAAATATCCTCCAGGCGGTCCCAGTTGGCGGCGACCCAATTATTTTCGTGGCGGAACCGGATGAGCGGTGTGAATTCATCCTTTTGGGGAACCGCAATCCATTCGGCTTCCCTCCACCACGTTAATTTAATGGAACGGATCAATTTGTTAACGGGTAATGGGATATGCTCGCGGTAGCCGGTCACAAAGGCTTGGACCCGGTCCAGCCGGAGCTGGTTGCCTGACAAGGCGCAGGACAGGATGGGGCGTGATATATCGAACTCCGGGTACACGAAATGCAGTCTGTCGAAGTCAAGGATAGCGGCTACTTCATCGGCGCTGAACAGAATATTATCGACGAACAAATCCCAGTGCCCCCAGCCCCGTTCGCAGTCTGCAAAGATACCGGTGTCCATTCCATCAATAATTCTCCGCTGAATCTCAAGCGCTGCAACCGTTTCGCCATTATGAAGGGTGGTGGCCTGAAGGTATCTTTTGTCCCAGTGCTTCACCATAGCTTCCTGGGTCCGTATATTCCAGTGCAGGGGCAATGGAGTCAGGTCCGTGTTCAGCAGCTTATGCATCCGGCCGACTACGCTCCCCAGTGCATACATTTGGGGCTCACTTGCTGAGCCCGGCTCAATACTGCTTCCGTCACACAGGTTCATCAGCACATACCGTTCCTGCGAAGGCGTTCGTAAGACATATTTCCCCTGATGTGAAAATAACTTCGGAACCGGGATGCCCTGCAGCTGCAGCTGATCCTGATGAGTCAATGAAATTTCAAGT
This window contains:
- a CDS encoding phosphotransferase; amino-acid sequence: MSDTAATIRDEILDSISEIFGVHVTEATQIDQGFLNLKWKLESDHGRLFVKQYSKIRYPEHLTHGLEISLTHQDQLQLQGIPVPKLFSHQGKYVLRTPSQERYVLMNLCDGSSIEPGSASEPQMYALGSVVGRMHKLLNTDLTPLPLHWNIRTQEAMVKHWDKRYLQATTLHNGETVAALEIQRRIIDGMDTGIFADCERGWGHWDLFVDNILFSADEVAAILDFDRLHFVYPEFDISRPILSCALSGNQLRLDRVQAFVTGYREHIPLPVNKLIRSIKLTWWREAEWIAVPQKDEFTPLIRFRHENNWVAANWDRLEDIFTGI
- a CDS encoding glycoside hydrolase family 16 protein, whose product is MNKLVWEQDFVSGNADLQSWNIRLGNDLLDNDGKPVYPGWGNGEQQFYTGNPGNLSIGEEGLQLCARRETVEQDGRSFAYTSARLDTRDQFSFCYGRLVVRAKLPVGQGIWPAIWLLPQDQAYGPWPASGEIDMLEAKGRLPRQIAGTLHYGPDLAQKVVEEFTYELENGTINEFREYALEWEAGSMRWLVDGHCFAERGLEPGVMPFDQPFYLLLNLAVGGWYDNVAVDEAALPAVMTVSSIRLYQH